The Alosa alosa isolate M-15738 ecotype Scorff River chromosome 11, AALO_Geno_1.1, whole genome shotgun sequence sequence GAGAAGAACTGAGTAGGCTAAGAATTTCTGAGAATGGGCTGTATAGgctttatagaccctttcaacaataaaaacaaaaacaatgcttgaacgttctatttgggccccaatctacttcttCTGCGTTAAGATAtcggaatgttaaaaaggaagtcttgtggggccaactatgatgctgataatggaactctcttgaaagggtctattagcGCATTCTTATACACAGTCTTGCAGATCACCTGATGCGTCAGATGACAGGCTATAGTGCATACCATTAGTCGATTAATCATACAAATGATCTAAGTTAAATATGATCATATCAGAAATAAACATGGCAATAGTAAACCTACAGGATGTCAAACTAGAATGTTCAGTAGATAGACAGAAATAATCGTAAATGCACATCGACACTTACTTCTCAATTTCTAGTGCGGCAACTTTCCTCTTCTCGTACAATTTATCATTTAGAGCTCGTACTATGTTTGGGGTCAAAGGCGAAAAGTCCTTCTCTGTATTCATGTTCTTTACTACAATTCACGCTACCAATGACAAAAACACCTCCACGAACTGAGTATTTTCAGTGAGTGGCCTTATGCCACGGATACAAAAAAACACCAAACAATTAAATGTAACAATGTAACCACGAAGTAGGCTCCAATGTGACTGTCTCACATGCTACACACAATCAACTACCCACGCGAGCAGTCAATCGATTTTCACGGGTAAAAGCGATTGTCATCGGTCTTCAAAAACACAGATGAGTTGTTTAACCGTTTATCCAAGCAGTATGCCGGTCTGTGAGCATACActaaaatcaaatatataacggtaggctaacgttatccTCCACAACCTGATGTGTCCGTAAACGTAAACGGTGATTCTCTCACGAACCGAAAGATCGCTGATGTTACGGCATTCACAATTGAATGTTGAAGACTTGTTATTTCCCTAGCTAgctatataggctacagtgatcACACATATCCATTTGTGGCGATCATAACAGAAGTTCCTTCAAAAATGAACTCATTTGTGTAGCCATTTTTCCCGGCTCACATGACTTTCTGCACTTTTCCAGGATAATAAGTCAAACTCCGATCAAGATGTGCCCTGCCCAGGCCCCAGTGCTTGTGGAGTTTctagcataggctactgcagccTGCAGACAAATCGATGTTTCCTTTACAATGTAAtcgtgtagcctagcctactcaatCTAACCCATATGACTAAAGAAGTGCTTTCATTTAGCTACAGAAGTGAAGTGAGCAATGTTATTGATGCAGTTGCTGATTTGTTGCCCTCACCAGTGTCCACATTGCAAGTAAAAATAGCATTTGTTACCACAATGCTACCTTTAAAGGGATGCTTTTAATGCAACGGGTCCACTACTTGGTCTTATAGGATGTGTCTGGCGGACCAGCCTTCTGCCTCATTCTAGTGCTGCTGCAGAATCCCACCTACTTTGGCTACGGGACCTTTGGGAAGCCCCTTCACGTGACTGtctgaaaaacacattttgccatCTCTTGATCTCAAGACCACAATGAAGTCATTTACATCCTGGCACAAAGCCAATTAACGGGGGTCAGTTAGAATACAGGCATGGGTGGCATCTTTGATTAGGCCTTGCAGCTGCATGTCCAAACGAAATGAGTCGCAGAATATTGGTGGGTGGGCTGGTAACACAGTCCCCCACACATAGGCCTAGATCTTGCACACTTTACATTTATCTGATGCCATGAAAATGTGGATGCGACTTTTAGCCTACCTTGATATCAAACAAGCAGGGACAACTGCAATTATACCGTCCGTTCATAGTTGACGAAATAAACAGGCCATCACAAAAGGTTGCAAAGCATGTCTATAAACATCTATTTCGGCGATAAGATGCATGGAATGTAGGCCATCTCAGAGCAGCTTAACTAATAGGGCATTGCCTGTCAGAATTGAACTGATTATAAATACACCGGTGTCCTTCATTAAGTGCAATCAAGAGAGCAATTTTGAATCGGGTAGTCTGTCTTTAGGTCTGAATTGCGTTCTCAATTTTGAACTTTTGCAGCCTTCCAGTTCGGAAAATATAGGCTAAGCGTGTTCTTTTCCCTAAATGATCCAAATGATCTGTCTTGTAATGCTTCGGCCTGGACATAAGGTGCCCACACATTAATGAGTATGATGTTGACATTGATGGTAGCCTTTAAGACTGTTGGAACAATGAACATAGCCTAAttcttattttttgtatttcagGCAACTGTTGGTTTTGTGGTGTTTTCCCTAAGCCTTTTTGTTGGTGTTGCTGGTGAGCAGTAGCGGTCTAGATTTCATACCATCTCTAGGCCTATATTCTAACAACAGTGTAGCCTACTAACTGTTTAATTTGTTGTAGGACTATGCGACGTTTCACACTGTACCAATACCAGCAACTGTATTCTATCTGCTGATGGACATAGCTGTAAGTGCGCCATGGAATATTATGGAGATCTGTGTGACAAAGGTAGGTAATGCAGGGTTAGGTAATGCAGTATCAGGATGTCAAACAGTGTTAACCTGTAGCCAATGTGGTCCTGCTGTTTTCGCCCCATTTAAGTTGCTTCGATGAAAGTAATGTGCGGAAAGAACTTCATTAGCATCACAGTCATCGAGGATTTTTTCAAGTATTACAACGTGTCAGTGGAATCTCTGCACTTGGCAAACAAAAGCTGCAGGGCACATAAGGAAGTGATCTCTGCTGTTCCACACTACATAGTGCGAACGTCAAAAGACCAGTATGCTGCCTGTGGAGGCAAACCTCTGGAGGTGAGTGAATTCCCTACAGGATTCAGTCCTCAAGTCTGCTTTTGTTTATTCTCTACAGCTGCAGTTTATAGGTCCCGTCTGTATTTGATTAGGTCATGATGGTTTATATTAGCCATAACTTTCCCGTTCTTCCTCCAACAGAAAAATATCACACACATTGCATATTCCCTAACACTGATGTCAGACCCAAATGTACATGAGAATATCATCAGAGATCCAACTGTGAAAATTGATTACACATGTGTGTATCCATATATGCGAGCTGTCAGTCTACCCTTTCCCATTCATCCATTCTCCAGGTACCATTAGGCCTATATTTCATATATGAATGGATTTCTTTATCATAAAGTGTATTTTAATAAACAAGTGTCGTTTTCAGTGAGACAGTGGTGCGGGTTGATGAGTTGGATGCGAAGGTTGAAATGGCCTTGTTTAAAGACCACACCTTCACGGATGCCTTCAGCAGTGCTCCGTCAATTCACCTGAGGGacaaagtgtatgtgcaggtgtCTGTCACAGAGCCCAAGGATTTCTTCCTGCTGAACGTGAATGAGTGTTGGGCTTCACAGTCACCAAAGCACAATGAAACAACAGGCTTGACTCATCCATTGCTTCTGAATGGGTTTGTTCACCTATTTAAAGCTCACCATGTATCATAGTATGGACAGATGCATCTTTAAAATTGTATATTGTGGAATCAAACCCGAACCATGTAGAAaaagttacattttttttttaaccaggtGTGTCAATGATGAGACTGTAATTTTTGAAACCGGGACTATGAGTGAAATGTTTGGAAATGGCAAGAGTTCCACAGTTCGCTACTCCTTCAGTATGTTCCGCTTTGTAGCTGAGCCGAGTGTTGTCTACCTCCACTGCAAGGTGCACATTTGTGCTCCAGATGAGGATGAACCATGCAGACCAGTAAGTTCTTTGCTCATTTTCAGTAGTCCAATGTGGAAGTTAATGTTTAGTATTCAGCAAAGTAGACA is a genomic window containing:
- the zpd gene encoding zona pellucida glycoprotein d, whose amino-acid sequence is MIQMICLVMLRPGHKATVGFVVFSLSLFVGVAGLCDVSHCTNTSNCILSADGHSCKCAMEYYGDLCDKVASMKVMCGKNFISITVIEDFFKYYNVSVESLHLANKSCRAHKEVISAVPHYIVRTSKDQYAACGGKPLEKNITHIAYSLTLMSDPNVHENIIRDPTVKIDYTCVYPYMRAVSLPFPIHPFSSETVVRVDELDAKVEMALFKDHTFTDAFSSAPSIHLRDKVYVQVSVTEPKDFFLLNVNECWASQSPKHNETTGLTHPLLLNGCVNDETVIFETGTMSEMFGNGKSSTVRYSFSMFRFVAEPSVVYLHCKVHICAPDEDEPCRPKCKSITKREATREGPTQGLLSYGPIKIDKTETSTQKSKLVLMLMLPVGAVWVLGLFLLILITFAQAGARRVSSISTTDG